TAATGGTACCGAGCAGGCCGAGCAGCGTGGCAATGTTGGAGCCGAGTGCCACGTAGGGGGTACGCTTTTCAAGCTGCGGAATACTTTCCATGATGCTCTCTTCCATGGCGATCTCGATGTCTTCACGGCGACGTACCGCGCCCTGACGCTCAAGCCCCATGGCGAGCAGCCGGCCCACGCCGGTGTTGTCGTCCTTTACGAGATTGCGCGCGCGATCAAAGTCGCCGGAATTGAGTACCGGCTGTACCTTTTCCCAGGTAGCGCGGTTGGTACTGCGCTCGTAGACCAGTCGAATGTAACGTTCGATGGCGACCGCAGCGCCGAGCGCGAACACCACCAGAATGGGGTACATAAAAACACCACCAGTCTGAAAAAACGCGATTACGCTGTTAAAGAAATCCATCATTTGCCCTCTTGGTTTTCTTTCTCGGCTCCGCGGCACTTTTCCGCTTTACCTGGCTGTGACCTTTGGTGGTCGTTTATTGATTTAGGTTTGGTTTGGGTCTACTCAGTCGTCAGAGAGACTGAGCTGGTAGAACTCGAGCTCTCGCTCAAACACTTCCTTGTCCAGTGGCTGCAGGCTCGGATCCAGCAAGCTGGAATTCAGGCCACTCTCCACGCCCACTTCGGAACTCTTCCACGGCACGATATACAGTGACTTGGGTGCTTCCTTGTTGCCGATAATCGAGATACCAGAAAGCTCTTTTACTTCCTGGTCGACTTTCTTCTCGGCTGTACCGCTATCGTCCTGCGCCATTGCCATCAATGGCATCAGGAAAGCCGTCAACGCGGTCACACCCAGTGCAGTTGTACGCTTTTTCATACTCATCAGTTAGCCCGCCGTTTCAGGTCTGCTACCCAGATGGAAACCTTGCGATCATCCGGTTGATATTTCAGGTACTGCTCAAACTGAGCCAGCGCGCAGTGCACATCCTGCAGGTACAGGTCACACAGAATACCGAGGTTTTTCACCAGCGGCAGATGGTCCGGGTGCAGTGCAAGCGCATCGGAATAGGTTTTTCGGGCTTCATCAAAGCGGCCCTGATGGCGATAGAGCACCGCCAACTCATTACTCGCCACCGGGTCGAACGGTGCCGCGCGGAGGGCTTCGAGAAAGCTCTCTTCCGCATGTTTTTCATCGCCGTTTTTAAAGTGGGCAATGCCGAGATTGACGTACGGGGCCGACAGACGCTGCTCGCGCTCGACCACACTCTGCAGCAGTTCGATGGCTTCCGGATAGCGCTCACCCTGCAGGTAGTCCACCGCCTGCAGGAAATCGCGATTAACGCTACCGGAAACACTGACATTCATGGGGTCCACGGGGCCACTGGCACTTTTCGGACCGCTGGCGCAAGCACTGAGCAGCAGCGCAGTCAGGCAGGCCAACCCGGCGAGAAGGCGCTTGCTTACGATCATCCTTTGTCCTCCCCGGTTTCGGTTTCTTCCGCTTCGGCAATCACCGTCGCTTCAACTTTTTCTACACTCGCAGCCGCGGGGGCCTGCGCAGATTCCGCCACCGGCACGATGGTCATCACGATGTTGTGTGCATCTTCCGGACGGTCGTAACGGGCGGGCACCAGGCCGGCAAGCTGGCCGATACTTTTGCCAATCCAGCGGTTGTAGATACCCGCGGCCATCAGGTCGATGTTTTTCTCGTGCACGGAGATGGCACGCTCTTCGAACGGGTAAATCTGTTCTTCCAGTGCCAGTTCGTACTCTTCGAGTTCCATCGCATTCAGGTTGGTGGGTCGTTCGGAGTCTTTTAGCGCACGGCTGAAATGCAGGTAGATCTGACCGAGATAGAAGGTCGCTGCGGCGGTGACGTCGGCCACCTGGTAGTCGATCAGGTCGCTGAACGCACTGACCGCAGCCTTCATGCGCGTGCGCTTGCTGTTGAGGTTGCGCTCCAGCGGCGCCACCAGGGCGATTTCTTTGAACGTCTCGAACTTGGGTTCGGCCAACAACAGCGCCGCGCTGCCTGCCAGGTAGCGGGTGCGGTCATTGCGCTCGTTGCCGCCACGGGCCTCGATGCGCACCATGTCTTCCAGGGTGCTGAAGTAGGCTTTGCGGTTGCCGGCACTGTTGTGGATATCGGCGATGCGCTGCCGGGTTTCCAGTGCAGGCTCCATCGGGCTCGGGAACAGTTTGACGTAACGGTTGAGTACCGCCAGAGCCTTGTCATAACTCTTGGCCGCACCGTACAGGTCTGCTGCCTGAGTTAGCGCCTCGCGGCGTACCTCGTCGATGTCGGATTCGCGTTCGATGCGCTCAAACTCGGCCGCTGCCAGCAGGAGCTGACCGCTCTCCTGATACACCACTGCGAGCTTCTTGGTGACTTCTTTCTGCAGCTCGTGTTGAGGATGGTTCGCGCGGAAAGCCTTGAGCACATCCGCGGCCCGTACCCAGCTTTGTAACTGAATCAGTGAGGCAGCGGCATCGTACTCTGCCGTTGCCAGAATGGAAGCTCCCGGCGCGGCGTTGCGAATACGCAGGAAGTGCTCCGCCGCCGCCAGATGGTCTTCCGCGCGGCGCGCCACATCACCCTGCTGGTAAATGGCACCGGCGAGGTTGTCGATAAGATCCGGACGGTCTTTGGCGTCCTCAGCCGTCATGACAAGCGCCTGGCGATACCCGCCCTCGGCATCCGCATAGGCTTCGGTATCAAACGAGGCGTGGGCCACCAGCAGCCAAGCGGAGCGACGAATTTCATGCTCTGCTGCAGGGAATTTCTCCAGCAACAGGCGACCATTCTGAATGGTTTCTGCAAAGCTCTTCAGCTTGTACAGGTCACCCACTGCGCCCAATAGAATTTGCGGTGCCTTGCCGTGCTCGGGGAAGGTTTCTGCAAAGGTCAGGGATGAACGAATGATTTCTTTCTGAACGGCGGTCTTCTGTGCGGTGCTGCCTTTGGCAAGATCGCGCTTGAGGTGCTCGCGGTAGGCAAATACCGCAGCGTAACCGGCTTCGCTGGCATCTTTGTGCACCGCGTACTGATAGGCCGTGCGTTCGTATTCCTGGGCGGCGTTCAGATAATCCTTGTTTTCCAGCATCAGGCCAGCGAGCTGGTAATTGATCTCCGGCGCCTTCGGCTGGTCAGCAAAGGACTTCAGGTAGCGGCGATACCAGTGGATCGCTTCCGCATAATGTTCGCCGCGCTTTTGCTGGAACTGCTTATCCTTGGGCTTCACATTCTGGTAAGCCGCGTGATAGTGGCTGGCCAGATCAATCAGGTTGCCCTGCAGAAACTCGACCACCGCCGCGTATTCCTGGATATCGAATACCGTCCAGTATTGCGCGTCCAGTGCGTAGGTGTTGGCAAAGACCTTTTTCGCATCCAGTACCAGGCGGGGGAAACCGCCCTTCTGATAGATTTCAATGACGCGAATGGAAAAGTCCGGCGCGACCTTGTGCAGCGGGTTGCGCTCGACAAACGTATCGTAGGCTTTCGCCGCATCCTGATAACGACGCTTGTCCAGGTAGTACTCGCCCAGATGGCTGTACACATAGGACTCGTAATCCCGCGCGCCCTTGCGGGCAAAGTAATCCACAATGGATTCCGCACCGCCGAGGTAGGAGAAGCTCAGGCTGATCACACGGAAGGTATCTTCAATGTGCTTGCGCTCGGTTTCGTTGGGCTGCTGCTCGAAGTCGTAACCCTGCCCTACCTTGTGGTCGAGCATGCGCACGAAATCGTCGAGCGCCATCTCATACATGTCTTGCTTGAACAGTGCCCAGCCACGCTTGTAGACCGCCAGCTCAAAAAAGCTGGAGGCCACGCCCATATCGATGACTCGCCCGTAGGACTCTTCCGCGTCCAGATATTTCTTGCGGGTGAAATAATATTCACCCAACCGGAAATAGGCTTCATCCAGATGGCGCGAGGCCGGGTACTTGGCCACCAGCTGACGCAGGACGTTGACGGCTTCCTCGATTTGGCCGGTTTCCTCGTAGGCCCGGGAGAGCTGGTACATCACCTGGTCATTGCGCTCATACAGCGGATACTGCACCAGCAGCTTTTGATACAGGGCAATGGCTTCGCGGGCATTGGCCGCCAGCAGCGCATCCGGATCGTCGCCGGGCAGGGTGCCTTCCAGAGCCACACTCTCGCCAGCCACATTCTCGCCAGCTGCACCATCGATAGCGACCGCTGCGGTAGCGCGGGCCTCAAAATCTGCCTGGCTTTCCTCACTGCCAGCAGCAACGCCGCTCAATGCCATGGCGTTGCCGTTCGCAGGCGCCACCGCAACCGCCGCTGCAGCGGGAGCGTCCAGCGCGGCCTGTGTGCCGGTGACATTGCGTTGCGCACCGGTATTCATGGCCGCGGTCACGTCCTCTTCAGACAGAATCCGGGGCTCCGTGGAGGGTGTATATCCCCCCGCTTCGGCGCGGTGTGCCTGCTTGATTTTCAGGTCTGCGATACGGCGAATCGCTTCCGGCGTCAACGCCGTTTCCGGCGTCTCCTGCAGGTACTTCTGGTAGCTGGCGAGGGCCTTTTCCAGGCTGCCCTCGATACGGGTTTCCTGAATTTCGATATCCACATGCTTCAGGCTGCCAATGGTCTTGCCACTGTTGCTGGCGCACGCACTCAGCAACAGCGCGGCCGATGCCACAGAGGCCACCGCAATGCGGTTGATGGTCAGGCTGAGAGGGGTTTTCGCCCAGACTCGGTTATGCATCACCGGCACCCTCTCCGTCTGCAGCGTCTTGAATGGCTTCCGGCGCGGGCGCTTCCAGCTCCGGCGGATTGTCCGTGGGCAGTAGCTCACCATCGGGATTCACCGCGGGCTCGGCCTGCTGCAGCTGATCTGCCTGCTCGCGGTATTCCTCTACCTTGCGCTCGTCTTCCCGGCGCTCCTGCAGCTCATTGGCGCGGTCGTAGCTGTCGGCGAGGGCGAAGCGGGCTTTTATCTGGTAGCTCTCCAGTTGCGCGCGGCGCTGGTCCAGTTCATGGATAGCCAGTTGCTCCAGCATGCTGCCCTGCCGCGCCATCAACTGATCGATACGGCGCTGGGCACGATTGAGGCCCGCGCGCAGGCTGGTAATCTGGTCGCTATAGCCCTCATAGCTATGGGTGGCGGCCTGGCGGGTGCGTACGTAGCGCTGGTAGGTTTCCTGCAATACGGCAATCACGCCGTCGAGTTCCTGCAAGTTCTTGTATGCGGTGGTCAGGCGGTCATCGAATTCCCGGGACAGGCGGAAGTTCAAAATCCCTTCCAGACGCGCAATGCGGTCCTCGGTTTCTTCGCTGCTGAGACTGGGGTTATAGGCAAGGATTTCGCGAATCTGCGCCAGCATCAGGCGCGCCTCGGTTTCATCACTCTTGGCCAGCAGCTCGGGGCGGCGGTTGACCAACAGGTTGTCGATGCGGGCGGCGAGACGCGCACGCTGCTCCAGGCGCATCTTGATGCGCGCATCGACCTGACGGAACGCCACATCCAGCCCGGGCAGGATCGGCTCGTAATAGTTGCGGCGCAGGGCAATGATGTCTTCGAACGCATCCAGGCTCTGCAGCCAGTCGCGGTTGCGCTCGTACAGGTCATTCAGGTCCTGGTAATTGCGCAAAAATTCCTGATAGTCGTTGGAGGCCATCAGGTCCAGCAGGTAATGGGTTTCCGGCGCCCCCGGCAGCTTGCGCAGCTCCACCACCCAGTTTTTCACCTGGCGGGCCTCCTTGCGACGCAGCGCCTCCAGCAGCTTGCCCTCACGGATGCTGGTGATGGAGCGGGTGAGCACATCTACCTGCTCGCCAAACAGGTCCAGCGCTTCGCCGTAGTTCACCGCGGCAGTGCTGTGTACGTCCAGCTTGCCGTAGGCGTAGGGCACCGCAAGCATGGCTTCGTGTACCGCGGCATCGGTGGCACGGCGCTGCTTGAGCATCCGCCAGGGCACCAGTGCGCGGTCAAAGCGCCCCGCATTGGCTTCCACCCAGCCCGCCCCTAGCAGGGCCTGATCGGAAAACGGGCCGGAGAGCTGCACCCGCTCGAAGTACTTACGCGCACGATCGAACTCTTCTGCCTTCATCAGCTGGTTGCCGAGCAGCAGATTGGTTTTGTCCTGCAGCGCCTGCGCGGCAGTACCGCTGCCGGCATTGCGCCCGAGACCATCCAGCACCAGCACACCCTTCTCGGTCTCGCCGGCACGCAACAGTGCGATGCCCAGGTTGTACTCTACAAAGCCCTGCAGGGATTTTTCCCCTTTCAGGTCTTCGAGCAGGGCCACAGCCTCTTCGAAGCGACCCAGCTGCATATACACCCGCGCGCGCAGAAATTGCTCTTGCGGACGCACCCGCTCGGGCACGCGCCCCTGAATCAGCTCCAGCGCGTGCAACGCGTTGGCGAACTGCTGTTTCTGGTAGTGGATCTTTGCCAGCCGGTAGGCCGCTTCGTTCTTGATGGGCTGCGCCACGTTGCCCTGCAGCACCTGCTGCATGGCCCGGCCGGCCTCCCGGTGCATGCGGTAGGAGAGCTCCAGGTCGCCCACGGCGAATTCCGCCTGCCCGAAGTGCACACGGAAGGGGTCGCGTTCGGGATCATCCAGCAGGCGATGCTGCTTCAGCTCGGTATCGAGGCCGATAATGGCATCGACGTAGTTGTCCTGGTAAGCGTTGAACAACGCCTCACCAAAAAACAGGTCCTGGAGTGCATCGGTGTGCAGCGCACCCGGATCCACGGGCGCCTTGGCCTGCACAGACAAACTGTGCAGCGAGGTCAGTGCCGACAGGGTCACGCCGGCAATTGCGCAGGCCAGACGGGGGAACATGCTTACCAGTCCTTGAAATGAATGGCTGACTGGGTTCCAGCGATCTGGATTTCAACGAATTTCGGACCTACCGCCTTCTCCACGCTGTAGCTCGCAGAACCGCGGTACTCCTTGCCGGACTTGGACTTGCCGAAATAACTCACCACCAGCGGATGGGTGCCGGTCTGCACATTGGCGGTGTGGATACGCTGTACACCGCCCTGCTGCAGGGCTTCGATTTCGCGATAGGTGTACAGGTGGTGCGCGACAACCTGGTCGCCAAGTTTGACTTCAACCGACTCAAGGCTGAAGTCGTCACTGCTGGCGGCACCCGCCAGGGAGATGAAAAAGGCCGCCTGCGTATTGGAGGGGAACAGCAGCTTTTCTTCCAGCCGGTTCAGCTCCGACGTCAGCCCGATCACGTCTTTCTTGACGTCCTGGATCTGCTCATCAAGGCCGCGAATCTCTTCGCGGCTGACATTCTGGGCGCTCGCCAGAACGGACAGGGACAACAGCACCGCTGTTGCCAGTGTGATCAGAATTCTGCGCATATCCCCTAGACCTCAAACCCCGCCCTGAAATTCGTTACCAAGGAGTGCCGTTCAAACATCCGACCAACGTCGGAGAGGCAGCCTTAGCCGGGCAGATTGTATGGCAAGGGGCGAGGGGGAGATGTGAGGCGCTTCAAAACTCGCGCACAGAGTCGGAGAAGAATTTTTTCTTAAAATTCAAAGGACAAGAGAATAAATCTCGATTATGTGACAGGTATCACGGCCGCCAGGCGGTGGAAAAATGTGACGAAACCCACAAGGTGGCTGAATTTCCGCGACACACTTCCTACTTACCACGTGATCGGCGCATTGTGGCGCGAAAATTATGTCCCGGCGGGTTAGTGAGCACCCACTTCGATGAAAGTGTGCACTCACCATTTCTTCAACGCTTTCTCGTCACTGCTGCGAGCCGCCACCCAGGTGCCCTGCTCCCCGTCTTTGTTTACTTCTTTCTTCCAGAAGGGCGCGCGGCTTTTGAGAAAGTCCATGATGAAGCCACAGGCATCGAGGGCATCCTGGCGGTGGGCCGAGGTCACCCCCACGAATACGATTTCATCCCCGGCGCGCAAAGGGCCAAAGCGGTGGATGACGCGCACCCTGCCCAGCGGCCAGCGCTCGGCGGCCTGACGGGCAATGGCAGCAAGTGCGGATTCCGCCATACCGGGGTAGTGCTCCAGCTCGAGTACCGAGACCTGTTGATGCCCACCCGTTTCCGTTGGTGAAAAATCGCGCACGTTGCCCACGAACATGGCGGTGGCACCATCGGCAAAGTTTGCGCGGCGCAGCCGGTTATATTCCGCCCCGGGATCGAAGCCTTCGGCCTGTACCGCAATGGAGATGTCCGCTGTCATCTCAGCCTCCGGTGACCGGGGGGAAGAAGGCTACTTCGTCACCATCGCGCACGGGACATTGCAGGTTCGCCAGCTGCTGGTTGACCGCGACCTGCAGCTGCGGCTGCGACAGCGCCTTGCGCCAGGTTTCGTCTTGGCCGGCGAGCGCGCTGCGCAATGCGCTGACATCGGCGAGCTGTCCCGCTTCCCAGTCAATGGCATCGCGCCCCAACTGCTCCCGCAGGCTGGCAAAAAACAGCACTCGTATCACGCGCCCTCCCCCGTACTGTGCGGGGTCCAGTGACCGCGCTTGCCACCGGTTTTTTCCTGCAGCTGGGTTGGCCCGATGACCATGGCGGGGTCGACCGCTTTGCACATGTCGTAAATGGTGAGGGCGGCCACGCTGGCGGCGGTAAGCGCTTCCATTTCCACACCAGTGCGGCCGGCGAGGCGGCAGTAGCTGGCTATGTTCACGGTGCAGTTGGCCGGGTCCAGCGTGAAGTCCACCTGCACTTTGGTGAGTGCCAGCGGGTGACACAGGGGAATCAGGTCGGCCGTTTTCTTGGCGGCCTGGATGCCGGCGATACGGGCGGTGGCGAGCACATCGCCTTTTTTGTTGTTGCCGGCCTGCAGTTGTGCGAAGGCTTCGCTGGACATGGCGACGGCAGACTGGGCGCGCGCGGTGCGGTCGGTGATGTCTTTGTCGGTGACATCGACCATGCTGGCTTCGCCCTGCTGATTGAGGTGTGTGAGTGTCATGGTGTTGGCGGCCTCAGGGAATTTATTTGGACAGATAGCCGACGAAATTGCAGGGCTTGTGGCTGGCGGTGAGCTGTTCCTGCAGCAGTTTGTTCCAGCCGGTTTTGCAGGCGCCGGTGGAGCCGGGCAGGCAGGCGATGAGGGTGTGGTTGGCGAGCCCGGCGAGGGCGCGTGATTGGATGGTGGAGGAGCCGATTTCTTCATAGCTGACGGCTCGGAAGATTTCGCCGAAGCCGTCGATGTGTTTGTCGAACAGTGGGGCGAGGGCTTCGGGGGTGGAGTCGCGGCCGGCGAAGCCGGTGCCGCCGGTGGTGAGGATGACTTGGATTTCAGGGTCGGCGATCCATGCGGAGACTTGGGCGCGCAGCAGGTATTTGTCGTCGATGACGATGGCTTTGTCGGCGAGGTTGTGGCCGTCTGCTTTTAACGCTTCGACGAGGTAGTTACCCGAGGTGTCGTTTTCTTCGGTTCTGGTGTCGGAGACAGTCAGGACTGCGATATTGAGTTTCTGCTCAGGGTTTATTGGTGCGTGGCTCATGGTTTGGTACTCCGTAGCCTTGGGTGCTCTGTTTTTTGCTTTGTGGCGAGCGGTCATCGGGTGAAAGGTTTCAGGACCGCTGTGAACCCATCCCTGGGCGCTGCGGCGCAAACATCCTGTTTGCGACGCTCCTGAAACCTTTCACCCGACGCCCGCTCTTCAATTCTGTCTTTCGTACTTCGTAAGGCTTAACTGTTATCCACCAATAATCGACAGGTTTTGGGTTCCACCCGTATTTCCCTTTTGCAAATAATGGCTGACTTCTTTGTTGTCAATCAGCGCCCTCACCTGCTCTGCCAGTGCGTCGGCATCGCCGGTGCGGATGGTTTCGCGCAGGTCGAGGCCGGCATCGCTGAACAGGCACAGGTGCAGTTTGCCCTGGGCGGAGATGCGAAGGCGGTTGCAGCTGCTGCAGAAGTCTTTGCTGTAGGGGGTAATCAGGCCGATGCGGCCGATGTAGTCCGGGTGGACGTATTCGCGGGCGGGGCCGGCGTCGATGGCTCTGGGGAGCAGTTGCCAGCCGCTTTCTATTAGGTGCTGCTCGATGTCGCTGCCGCGCAGGTGGTTGCTGGCAAAGTAGTCGCGGTTGT
This Microbulbifer sp. Q7 DNA region includes the following protein-coding sequences:
- a CDS encoding MotA/TolQ/ExbB proton channel family protein → MMDFFNSVIAFFQTGGVFMYPILVVFALGAAVAIERYIRLVYERSTNRATWEKVQPVLNSGDFDRARNLVKDDNTGVGRLLAMGLERQGAVRRREDIEIAMEESIMESIPQLEKRTPYVALGSNIATLLGLLGTIMGLIEAFTAVANANPAEKADLLSASISVAMNTTAFGLMVGIALLIVHALLNSLTGQIVDSLEMVSVKALNIMSSGTRRRSDAAKEEKPEVKTAKPVNQDVQQTQQARQNTAATQSAAEHKTKPESA
- a CDS encoding tetratricopeptide repeat protein encodes the protein MIVSKRLLAGLACLTALLLSACASGPKSASGPVDPMNVSVSGSVNRDFLQAVDYLQGERYPEAIELLQSVVEREQRLSAPYVNLGIAHFKNGDEKHAEESFLEALRAAPFDPVASNELAVLYRHQGRFDEARKTYSDALALHPDHLPLVKNLGILCDLYLQDVHCALAQFEQYLKYQPDDRKVSIWVADLKRRAN
- a CDS encoding tetratricopeptide repeat protein; translated protein: MHNRVWAKTPLSLTINRIAVASVASAALLLSACASNSGKTIGSLKHVDIEIQETRIEGSLEKALASYQKYLQETPETALTPEAIRRIADLKIKQAHRAEAGGYTPSTEPRILSEEDVTAAMNTGAQRNVTGTQAALDAPAAAAVAVAPANGNAMALSGVAAGSEESQADFEARATAAVAIDGAAGENVAGESVALEGTLPGDDPDALLAANAREAIALYQKLLVQYPLYERNDQVMYQLSRAYEETGQIEEAVNVLRQLVAKYPASRHLDEAYFRLGEYYFTRKKYLDAEESYGRVIDMGVASSFFELAVYKRGWALFKQDMYEMALDDFVRMLDHKVGQGYDFEQQPNETERKHIEDTFRVISLSFSYLGGAESIVDYFARKGARDYESYVYSHLGEYYLDKRRYQDAAKAYDTFVERNPLHKVAPDFSIRVIEIYQKGGFPRLVLDAKKVFANTYALDAQYWTVFDIQEYAAVVEFLQGNLIDLASHYHAAYQNVKPKDKQFQQKRGEHYAEAIHWYRRYLKSFADQPKAPEINYQLAGLMLENKDYLNAAQEYERTAYQYAVHKDASEAGYAAVFAYREHLKRDLAKGSTAQKTAVQKEIIRSSLTFAETFPEHGKAPQILLGAVGDLYKLKSFAETIQNGRLLLEKFPAAEHEIRRSAWLLVAHASFDTEAYADAEGGYRQALVMTAEDAKDRPDLIDNLAGAIYQQGDVARRAEDHLAAAEHFLRIRNAAPGASILATAEYDAAASLIQLQSWVRAADVLKAFRANHPQHELQKEVTKKLAVVYQESGQLLLAAAEFERIERESDIDEVRREALTQAADLYGAAKSYDKALAVLNRYVKLFPSPMEPALETRQRIADIHNSAGNRKAYFSTLEDMVRIEARGGNERNDRTRYLAGSAALLLAEPKFETFKEIALVAPLERNLNSKRTRMKAAVSAFSDLIDYQVADVTAAATFYLGQIYLHFSRALKDSERPTNLNAMELEEYELALEEQIYPFEERAISVHEKNIDLMAAGIYNRWIGKSIGQLAGLVPARYDRPEDAHNIVMTIVPVAESAQAPAAASVEKVEATVIAEAEETETGEDKG
- a CDS encoding lipopolysaccharide assembly protein LapB, encoding MFPRLACAIAGVTLSALTSLHSLSVQAKAPVDPGALHTDALQDLFFGEALFNAYQDNYVDAIIGLDTELKQHRLLDDPERDPFRVHFGQAEFAVGDLELSYRMHREAGRAMQQVLQGNVAQPIKNEAAYRLAKIHYQKQQFANALHALELIQGRVPERVRPQEQFLRARVYMQLGRFEEAVALLEDLKGEKSLQGFVEYNLGIALLRAGETEKGVLVLDGLGRNAGSGTAAQALQDKTNLLLGNQLMKAEEFDRARKYFERVQLSGPFSDQALLGAGWVEANAGRFDRALVPWRMLKQRRATDAAVHEAMLAVPYAYGKLDVHSTAAVNYGEALDLFGEQVDVLTRSITSIREGKLLEALRRKEARQVKNWVVELRKLPGAPETHYLLDLMASNDYQEFLRNYQDLNDLYERNRDWLQSLDAFEDIIALRRNYYEPILPGLDVAFRQVDARIKMRLEQRARLAARIDNLLVNRRPELLAKSDETEARLMLAQIREILAYNPSLSSEETEDRIARLEGILNFRLSREFDDRLTTAYKNLQELDGVIAVLQETYQRYVRTRQAATHSYEGYSDQITSLRAGLNRAQRRIDQLMARQGSMLEQLAIHELDQRRAQLESYQIKARFALADSYDRANELQERREDERKVEEYREQADQLQQAEPAVNPDGELLPTDNPPELEAPAPEAIQDAADGEGAGDA
- a CDS encoding molybdenum cofactor biosynthesis protein MoaE encodes the protein MTADISIAVQAEGFDPGAEYNRLRRANFADGATAMFVGNVRDFSPTETGGHQQVSVLELEHYPGMAESALAAIARQAAERWPLGRVRVIHRFGPLRAGDEIVFVGVTSAHRQDALDACGFIMDFLKSRAPFWKKEVNKDGEQGTWVAARSSDEKALKKW
- the moaD gene encoding molybdopterin converting factor subunit 1; this encodes MIRVLFFASLREQLGRDAIDWEAGQLADVSALRSALAGQDETWRKALSQPQLQVAVNQQLANLQCPVRDGDEVAFFPPVTGG
- the moaC gene encoding cyclic pyranopterin monophosphate synthase MoaC — protein: MTLTHLNQQGEASMVDVTDKDITDRTARAQSAVAMSSEAFAQLQAGNNKKGDVLATARIAGIQAAKKTADLIPLCHPLALTKVQVDFTLDPANCTVNIASYCRLAGRTGVEMEALTAASVAALTIYDMCKAVDPAMVIGPTQLQEKTGGKRGHWTPHSTGEGA
- the moaB gene encoding molybdenum cofactor biosynthesis protein B; protein product: MSHAPINPEQKLNIAVLTVSDTRTEENDTSGNYLVEALKADGHNLADKAIVIDDKYLLRAQVSAWIADPEIQVILTTGGTGFAGRDSTPEALAPLFDKHIDGFGEIFRAVSYEEIGSSTIQSRALAGLANHTLIACLPGSTGACKTGWNKLLQEQLTASHKPCNFVGYLSK